A single region of the Deinococcus misasensis DSM 22328 genome encodes:
- a CDS encoding FtsK/SpoIIIE family DNA translocase: MTKRIKNASKSKKAPVNNPGNHEVYGLVLFAVALFCMLCIYAPSQYTGGLGTSVRDYLLNSLGWGAYATPLYPIVYGVLAFMEKDPKSIARPVIASGILIVSGLLASNIIEPLSGGAWLGYITEPIRQLISYGGLILPLIGLTLGAEVLLQLPPFSLLIAFFRLISEKVVGIAQTTELNSQQRKLYGKLRAQEQELEALMSLYPSAQELKVWLTTLRKAKVNIPDFTPEEKLQLEEELSNTHDLLKDFSSKKAFEITEQLQDEDYPLPELPHELERPLKLELQSAQLMEGHRSLLVREYNDLVGTIRKMGREREQNIKTLSGQVKAAQLRQVLTLQESRTSSWKQTTKSVTLWQQQVDVFVPWMDFLVEVAAHSQGLVLDSELAKKLSQNFKKTLRELGWWQKSLENLQGAPAVPAAKHEVPENVEFDLDFSSLDFSFEEPKPETKPEPIPTPAPSTFQAPEPDPAPWMEPENASEKAAREGTNPLEPERPKPNLKDPLPSVGAIPATKPEMDLLDPIPNTTQDRRILDQMARERADLINQTLSEFKVQARVTDFARGPTVTRYEIEPAPGEKISRISGLSNDLARALAVGGVRVEAPVPGKSVIGLEVPNAEREPITFHAAIASKAFGDSKAKLPIVLGKSIDGEMYVGDLARMPHLLIAGSTGSGKSVCVNTLIVSLLYRYLPQELRFVMIDPKMVELTPYDGIPHLIRPVVTNPADAAGVLLGTVAHMERRYKMMSQVGAKNLEQFNAKMRQIGDPELPYMVIIIDELADLMITSPKEVESAIMRLAQMARATGMHLVLATQRPSVDILTSLIKVNVPARIAFAVSSSHDSRTILDNTGAERLTGQGDMLFYQPGLVKPVRLQGPYISEGETVRINDFLRRQFFEDWFGESYGTDFDGVDEAGAGPKASGPMDFSDPLLRQAAEICIEEGQGSVSRLQRRLSVGHARAGKLMDMLEAMGIVSKHQGSKPRDILISRDDLPEFFGK; encoded by the coding sequence GTGACCAAACGCATAAAAAACGCCAGCAAAAGCAAAAAAGCGCCTGTCAACAATCCCGGCAACCATGAGGTTTACGGGTTGGTGCTGTTCGCTGTTGCCCTGTTCTGCATGCTGTGCATTTATGCTCCCAGTCAGTACACCGGAGGGCTGGGAACTTCCGTCCGGGATTACCTGTTGAACAGTCTCGGGTGGGGTGCCTATGCCACTCCCCTGTATCCGATTGTGTATGGCGTGCTTGCCTTCATGGAAAAAGACCCCAAATCCATCGCCCGGCCGGTGATTGCCAGCGGCATCCTGATCGTTTCAGGTTTGCTGGCCAGCAACATCATCGAGCCCCTCTCTGGCGGAGCATGGCTGGGATACATCACCGAACCCATCCGCCAACTCATCAGCTATGGTGGCCTGATCCTGCCCCTGATCGGCCTGACCCTCGGGGCGGAAGTGCTGTTGCAACTGCCTCCATTCAGCCTCTTGATTGCCTTTTTCCGTCTGATCAGCGAAAAAGTGGTGGGCATTGCCCAGACCACCGAACTGAATTCCCAGCAACGCAAACTGTACGGCAAATTGCGGGCACAGGAACAGGAACTTGAAGCCCTGATGTCCCTGTATCCCTCTGCGCAGGAACTGAAAGTCTGGCTGACCACCCTGCGCAAAGCCAAAGTGAACATCCCTGACTTCACCCCAGAGGAGAAACTCCAACTGGAGGAAGAACTCAGCAACACGCACGACCTGCTGAAGGATTTTTCCAGCAAGAAAGCCTTCGAGATCACCGAGCAATTGCAAGACGAGGATTACCCCCTCCCAGAGCTGCCCCACGAACTGGAACGCCCCCTCAAACTGGAGTTGCAAAGCGCCCAGTTGATGGAAGGGCACCGTTCTTTGCTGGTTCGGGAGTACAACGATCTGGTGGGCACCATCCGCAAAATGGGCCGTGAGCGGGAGCAGAACATCAAAACCCTCTCTGGTCAGGTGAAAGCTGCACAGTTGCGTCAGGTGCTGACCTTGCAAGAAAGTCGCACTTCGTCATGGAAACAGACCACCAAATCTGTGACCCTCTGGCAACAGCAGGTGGATGTGTTCGTTCCATGGATGGATTTTCTTGTGGAGGTGGCTGCCCATTCTCAGGGTCTGGTGCTGGACAGCGAACTGGCCAAGAAACTGTCCCAGAACTTCAAGAAAACCCTGCGTGAATTGGGCTGGTGGCAAAAAAGTCTGGAGAACCTGCAAGGGGCTCCAGCGGTTCCAGCGGCCAAACATGAAGTCCCAGAGAATGTGGAGTTTGATCTGGATTTCAGCAGTCTGGATTTCAGCTTTGAGGAACCCAAACCTGAAACCAAACCCGAGCCCATCCCCACCCCTGCCCCATCCACTTTTCAGGCCCCAGAGCCTGATCCTGCCCCTTGGATGGAACCTGAAAATGCCTCAGAAAAAGCCGCCAGAGAAGGCACCAATCCTCTGGAACCCGAGCGGCCCAAGCCCAACCTGAAAGATCCGCTGCCTTCTGTGGGGGCCATTCCAGCCACCAAACCCGAAATGGACTTGCTGGACCCCATCCCCAACACCACGCAGGACCGGCGCATTCTGGACCAGATGGCCCGCGAACGGGCCGACCTGATCAACCAGACCCTTTCTGAATTCAAGGTGCAGGCCCGTGTGACCGATTTTGCCAGAGGTCCCACGGTCACCCGTTATGAAATTGAGCCTGCCCCCGGCGAGAAAATCTCCAGGATCTCGGGCCTCAGCAATGACCTTGCCCGTGCGCTTGCCGTGGGTGGGGTGCGCGTGGAAGCTCCCGTTCCCGGCAAGAGCGTGATCGGTCTGGAGGTTCCCAACGCCGAGCGTGAACCCATCACCTTCCATGCTGCGATTGCCTCCAAAGCTTTTGGAGATTCCAAAGCGAAACTGCCCATCGTGCTTGGAAAAAGCATTGACGGGGAAATGTACGTGGGCGATCTGGCCCGCATGCCCCACCTGCTGATTGCAGGTTCCACGGGCTCGGGGAAATCGGTGTGTGTGAACACCCTGATCGTGAGCCTGCTGTACCGTTACCTGCCTCAGGAACTGCGGTTTGTGATGATCGACCCCAAAATGGTGGAACTGACCCCCTACGACGGCATCCCCCACCTGATCCGTCCAGTGGTGACCAACCCTGCCGATGCGGCCGGAGTGCTGCTCGGGACGGTGGCGCACATGGAACGGCGTTACAAGATGATGAGTCAGGTGGGCGCGAAAAACCTTGAGCAGTTCAACGCCAAGATGCGCCAGATTGGCGACCCCGAGTTGCCTTACATGGTGATCATCATTGACGAGCTTGCCGACCTGATGATCACCAGTCCCAAAGAAGTGGAAAGCGCGATCATGCGTCTGGCCCAGATGGCCCGGGCCACCGGGATGCACTTGGTTCTGGCCACCCAGCGCCCGAGTGTGGACATCCTGACCAGCTTGATCAAGGTGAACGTGCCTGCCCGCATCGCTTTTGCGGTGTCCAGCAGCCACGATTCCCGCACCATTCTGGACAACACCGGCGCAGAACGCCTGACCGGTCAGGGCGACATGCTGTTTTACCAGCCCGGTCTGGTGAAACCCGTGCGTTTGCAAGGCCCCTACATCTCCGAAGGGGAAACCGTGCGCATCAACGACTTCTTGCGCCGTCAGTTCTTCGAAGACTGGTTTGGCGAGTCTTACGGCACCGACTTCGATGGTGTAGATGAAGCCGGAGCAGGTCCCAAAGCGAGTGGCCCCATGGATTTCTCTGACCCCTTGCTCCGTCAGGCAGCAGAGATTTGCATCGAAGAAGGACAAGGCAGCGTTTCCCGTTTGCAACGCCGTCTGAGCGTCGGGCATGCCCGTGCAGGGAAATTGATGGACATGCTGGAAGCCATGGGTATCGTCAGCAAACATCAGGGTTCCAAGCCCCGCGACATCCTGATTTCCAGAGATGACCTTCCCGAGTTCTTTGGTAAGTGA
- a CDS encoding Mov34/MPN/PAD-1 family protein has protein sequence MILRIPEVLWKQLWAHAFRDAPCECVGVLAGVGNLVQAVYPLVNVAPDPTRQYFADPARLIRALKVMDAEGMQLLGIYHSHPNGPSTPSMTDVRNAEYDVPHLILNLRDGEVGAYLLPSREQVDVQVA, from the coding sequence GTGATCCTGCGCATTCCCGAGGTTTTGTGGAAACAATTGTGGGCCCATGCATTCAGGGATGCTCCATGCGAATGCGTGGGGGTGCTTGCTGGTGTGGGCAATCTGGTGCAAGCCGTTTATCCTCTGGTCAATGTGGCCCCAGACCCGACCCGTCAGTATTTTGCGGATCCAGCACGTCTGATCCGGGCTTTGAAAGTCATGGACGCAGAAGGCATGCAACTGCTCGGGATTTACCACTCCCACCCCAATGGCCCGAGCACCCCCAGCATGACCGACGTTCGAAACGCCGAATACGACGTGCCACACCTGATCCTCAACCTGCGCGACGGAGAAGTGGGGGCCTACCTGCTGCCTTCCCGTGAACAGGTGGACGTGCAGGTGGCCTGA
- a CDS encoding SLC13 family permease, producing MGTEQILMLVLLVVALVFFSIEILAVDVTALLILALLILFGLIKPEEAFQTFGSETVVVIAGLFVLTRALLKTGVIEGIGAALQKSLGKKVKWVMRMMLAVIAGVSGFVSNTATAAVFLPFMLSLTRRLNLNPSKTLMPLAFASILGGTITVIGTSTNLVVSGILPKFEQPSFGFFELAWIGVPMTLFGLLYLWFVAPRLLPERSTDIGTNYQLRDYLADLTLPEGHNFHQKTLKETQLGEVYQLWVLAVRRGDKVIQAPGADFIVLSGDTLLLEGSSANLIRVKSALGLITKAEDQIAPAQLKLVELLIMPRSPLLGRTLKEYGFREKYGCTVLGFHRLQKTVIAPVAKTRFQIGDVLLVQGTPEQTERLKSSFVLIDDVSEAVREHRKAPLAVLGFLFPIVMGATGLMPFSSAILLSVVMMLIFRVVSPEESYSTIEWPVLALIAAMLAFGMAFQETGTAKAVAGYMADWVKPLGPYGILAAFYILTVILTQPMSNQAAALVVLPLAIGVANELGYNPRTFAVAITVAASNSFITPLEPASLLVFGPGRYKFLDFIKVGMPLTVLAFVLGMLIIPWKWPF from the coding sequence ATGGGCACAGAGCAAATTCTGATGCTGGTGCTGCTGGTGGTGGCACTGGTTTTTTTCTCGATTGAAATTCTGGCGGTGGACGTCACTGCCCTGCTGATTCTCGCTTTGTTGATTCTGTTTGGTCTGATCAAACCCGAAGAAGCCTTCCAGACTTTTGGCTCAGAAACGGTGGTGGTGATTGCAGGTCTGTTTGTGCTGACCCGAGCCCTCCTGAAAACCGGAGTGATCGAGGGCATTGGGGCAGCATTGCAAAAATCCTTGGGCAAAAAAGTCAAATGGGTGATGCGGATGATGCTGGCAGTCATCGCCGGGGTGTCAGGCTTTGTCAGCAACACCGCCACGGCAGCCGTGTTTTTGCCTTTCATGCTGAGCCTGACCCGCAGGCTCAATTTGAACCCCTCCAAAACCCTGATGCCTCTGGCCTTTGCCAGCATTCTGGGTGGAACCATCACCGTGATCGGAACCAGCACCAATCTGGTGGTCTCGGGCATCCTGCCCAAATTTGAACAGCCCTCTTTTGGCTTTTTTGAACTGGCGTGGATTGGGGTTCCCATGACCCTGTTTGGCTTGCTGTACCTGTGGTTTGTGGCCCCTCGCCTGCTTCCAGAGCGCAGCACCGACATTGGCACCAACTACCAGCTCAGGGATTATCTGGCAGACCTCACCCTGCCAGAAGGGCACAATTTCCATCAGAAAACCCTGAAAGAAACCCAGTTGGGCGAGGTGTACCAGCTCTGGGTTCTGGCAGTCCGTCGAGGGGACAAGGTGATTCAGGCACCGGGCGCAGACTTCATCGTGCTCTCTGGGGACACCCTTTTGCTGGAAGGCAGCAGTGCCAACCTGATCCGGGTCAAATCCGCTCTGGGCCTGATCACCAAGGCCGAAGACCAGATTGCCCCCGCACAACTCAAACTGGTGGAGTTGTTGATCATGCCCCGCTCTCCCCTGCTGGGACGCACCCTCAAAGAGTACGGTTTCCGTGAAAAATACGGTTGCACGGTGCTAGGCTTCCACCGCTTGCAAAAAACCGTGATTGCCCCTGTCGCCAAAACCCGGTTCCAGATCGGGGATGTGCTGCTGGTGCAAGGCACTCCCGAGCAAACCGAACGCCTGAAATCCAGCTTCGTCCTGATCGACGATGTCTCCGAGGCCGTCCGTGAACACCGCAAAGCCCCTCTGGCGGTGCTGGGATTCCTGTTCCCCATCGTGATGGGAGCGACGGGTTTGATGCCTTTTTCTTCGGCCATTCTGCTCAGTGTGGTGATGATGCTGATTTTCCGGGTGGTCTCTCCAGAGGAAAGCTACAGCACCATCGAATGGCCTGTGCTGGCCCTCATTGCAGCCATGCTGGCCTTTGGAATGGCCTTTCAGGAAACCGGAACCGCCAAAGCCGTGGCTGGCTACATGGCAGACTGGGTCAAACCCCTCGGGCCTTATGGGATTCTGGCAGCTTTCTACATTTTGACCGTGATCCTGACCCAACCCATGTCCAATCAGGCTGCTGCACTGGTGGTGTTGCCTTTGGCCATTGGTGTGGCCAACGAACTCGGGTACAATCCGCGCACTTTTGCAGTGGCCATCACCGTGGCTGCCAGCAACAGTTTCATCACCCCTCTGGAACCGGCCAGTTTGCTGGTGTTTGGACCGGGACGCTACAAGTTTCTGGATTTCATCAAGGTTGGCATGCCCCTGACCGTGCTGGCCTTTGTGCTCGGGATGCTGATCATTCCGTGGAAGTGGCCGTTTTGA
- a CDS encoding [LysW]-lysine hydrolase produces MSIELLRQAVAIPSVSYHEADVAKYLAGYMGKHGFENAHVDVSGSAIGERGNGPLTVVLLGHIDTVPGDIQVRIEDGKLYGRGSVDAKGSFCTFVSAVQQLPESALQKARFVCIGATEEEAPTSRGARHAVTKYTPNYIFIGEPSSWDAITLGYKGRLIVKAEMVKDNFHTAGEGTSASDDVVEFCTRVKKWAQEHAEKHNATGAFNTIQVMVQSIHGDADGMQQVAKASVGLRLPPGMHPSAAQKEIFQLKLPGMHLQFVSHEVPYRGEKDTPISRALRLAIREVGGTPKFKVKTGTSDMNVVAPHWDAPMVAYGPGDSALDHTPFEHLELAEYEKAIEVLKRALIKLVGA; encoded by the coding sequence GTGAGCATTGAACTTCTCAGACAGGCCGTGGCCATTCCCAGTGTCTCTTACCATGAAGCCGACGTGGCCAAATACCTTGCGGGCTACATGGGCAAACACGGTTTTGAAAACGCCCACGTGGACGTCTCTGGCAGTGCCATCGGTGAGCGGGGCAACGGACCCCTGACGGTGGTGCTCCTCGGGCACATTGACACAGTGCCGGGAGACATTCAGGTGCGCATCGAAGACGGCAAACTGTACGGACGGGGCTCTGTGGATGCCAAAGGCAGCTTCTGCACTTTTGTGAGCGCGGTGCAGCAGCTTCCAGAGTCCGCCTTGCAAAAAGCCCGTTTTGTGTGCATCGGGGCCACCGAAGAAGAAGCCCCCACCTCAAGAGGGGCCAGACACGCTGTCACCAAGTACACGCCCAATTACATCTTCATTGGTGAGCCCAGCAGTTGGGATGCCATCACCCTCGGATACAAAGGGCGTTTGATTGTCAAAGCGGAAATGGTCAAAGACAATTTCCACACTGCTGGAGAAGGCACAAGTGCTTCAGACGATGTGGTGGAGTTCTGCACCCGCGTCAAGAAATGGGCACAGGAACACGCCGAGAAACACAACGCCACCGGGGCCTTCAACACCATTCAGGTGATGGTCCAGAGCATCCATGGGGATGCAGACGGCATGCAACAGGTGGCCAAAGCCAGTGTGGGCCTCAGGCTGCCACCCGGCATGCACCCGAGTGCAGCCCAGAAAGAAATTTTCCAGTTGAAACTGCCCGGCATGCACCTGCAATTTGTGAGTCATGAAGTGCCTTACCGTGGCGAAAAAGACACCCCGATCAGCCGGGCCTTGCGTCTGGCCATCCGTGAAGTGGGCGGAACCCCCAAATTCAAAGTCAAAACCGGAACCAGTGACATGAACGTGGTGGCCCCACACTGGGATGCCCCCATGGTGGCTTACGGTCCTGGAGATTCTGCATTGGATCACACACCCTTCGAGCACCTTGAACTCGCAGAATACGAGAAGGCAATCGAGGTGTTGAAAAGGGCACTGATCAAACTGGTGGGTGCCTGA
- a CDS encoding LysM peptidoglycan-binding domain-containing protein, with protein MRSNLRVLGVFLLVSAAQAGSYTVQKNDTLYSLAKRFDITIEELLKLNGMKEPKLTLGQTLKVPDAKPVAKPAVKPASALPREHVVGQKETLFGIAKKYGLKTEDLKKYNGLTSNDLAVGQVLKLHPEATASKPVSKETPSAKTPAPKAESKPAPAATGTKTESSKAPVKPESKPAEAKTVAVTPLPAKPTTSTTTAKTDTKTASGTANKTDTTKAPEAKTTPAKTPEVAKTEATKKEPAQTATVKTEPVAASSATSNKDSNKDSKEAPKAAKVKPVLTGATTYVVQKGDNLYNLARKFGVTVDELMDWNALDTHSLDVGQNLQLIARVQPAPEVKPEVKEELKASLKEPVQEPVRVTSTVKPSAEQEKVTIQPVQVVDNAVTLTPSSVPERHVVQKGDTLSVLARKYSTTVSAIQEANNLLDTRLQVGQVLILPNSLKNIPEPSNLINIVSTTPNPWRDYAMSLMNIPYVYGGTNPEKGLDCSGFTLLVMQQAGVKLPRTSLEQSRVGEDVDLQELQEGDLIFFDTLGHGVSHVGIYLGDNQFIHANSYLERVSIDDITNNYYAKRVVGVKRVLAPLTTAQR; from the coding sequence ATGCGTTCCAATCTCAGGGTTTTGGGTGTGTTTTTACTGGTTTCTGCCGCCCAGGCAGGAAGTTATACCGTTCAGAAGAACGATACGCTTTACAGCCTCGCAAAACGCTTCGACATCACCATTGAAGAACTGCTGAAGCTCAATGGGATGAAAGAGCCCAAACTGACCCTCGGGCAAACCCTCAAGGTTCCCGATGCCAAGCCCGTGGCAAAACCAGCGGTCAAACCTGCATCTGCCCTGCCCAGAGAGCATGTGGTGGGTCAAAAGGAAACCCTTTTTGGCATTGCCAAAAAGTACGGCCTGAAAACCGAGGACCTCAAAAAATACAATGGCCTGACCAGCAATGACCTGGCAGTGGGTCAGGTTTTGAAGTTGCACCCTGAGGCCACCGCCAGCAAGCCTGTGTCCAAAGAGACCCCATCGGCCAAAACCCCTGCTCCCAAAGCAGAATCCAAGCCTGCACCTGCTGCAACCGGCACCAAAACCGAATCCAGCAAGGCCCCTGTCAAACCAGAGAGCAAACCTGCCGAAGCCAAAACCGTGGCGGTTACCCCTTTGCCGGCCAAACCAACGACCAGCACCACCACCGCAAAAACGGACACCAAAACGGCTTCTGGAACGGCCAACAAAACAGACACCACCAAGGCCCCTGAAGCCAAAACCACCCCTGCCAAAACCCCAGAGGTGGCCAAAACCGAGGCCACCAAAAAAGAGCCTGCTCAAACAGCCACCGTCAAAACCGAACCTGTTGCTGCAAGCAGTGCAACTTCCAACAAGGACAGCAACAAAGACAGCAAGGAAGCTCCCAAAGCCGCCAAAGTCAAACCTGTCCTGACCGGGGCCACCACCTATGTGGTGCAAAAAGGGGACAACCTTTACAACCTTGCCCGCAAATTCGGTGTGACAGTGGATGAGCTCATGGACTGGAATGCTCTGGACACCCACAGTCTGGATGTGGGCCAGAACCTGCAATTGATCGCCAGGGTGCAACCTGCCCCTGAAGTCAAGCCAGAGGTCAAAGAGGAACTCAAAGCCTCCTTGAAAGAGCCTGTTCAGGAACCTGTGCGGGTGACCTCAACGGTCAAGCCCTCTGCTGAGCAAGAAAAAGTCACCATTCAGCCTGTGCAGGTGGTGGACAATGCGGTCACCCTGACCCCTTCCAGCGTTCCAGAGCGGCATGTGGTGCAAAAAGGTGACACGTTAAGCGTGCTGGCCCGCAAGTACTCCACCACCGTCAGTGCCATTCAGGAAGCCAACAACCTGCTGGACACCCGTTTGCAGGTCGGGCAGGTTTTGATTTTGCCCAACAGCCTCAAGAACATTCCAGAGCCTTCCAACCTGATCAACATCGTCTCCACCACACCCAATCCGTGGCGCGATTACGCCATGAGCCTGATGAACATCCCCTACGTGTACGGGGGCACCAACCCGGAAAAAGGTCTGGATTGCAGCGGTTTCACTTTGCTGGTGATGCAGCAAGCCGGAGTCAAACTGCCCAGAACCAGTCTGGAACAGTCACGGGTCGGTGAGGATGTGGACCTGCAAGAACTGCAAGAAGGGGACCTGATCTTCTTTGACACCCTCGGGCATGGGGTGTCGCACGTGGGCATCTATCTGGGAGACAACCAGTTCATTCATGCCAACAGTTATCTGGAACGGGTGTCCATCGATGACATCACCAACAACTACTATGCCAAGCGCGTGGTGGGTGTGAAACGGGTGCTGGCTCCGCTGACCACCGCTCAACGCTGA
- a CDS encoding MFS transporter, with protein sequence MNGLRQWQQRTFQALIHTDFRVYWYSQILSLLASWIQTTALSYLVLELTPSSQILGWVNVVQFTPTLLFSLFAGALLDRISKKAVLQGTQVAFMLIALTSGVLIHTGHINLTLIFVMSALSGLANAFNMPARQSLLAEFVPRESLPNAVALNSLAFNTSRTIGQALFGLVVPLGVYLLAGGNEDALSRLAFPFYLNAVTFLAVMFIQAQLHWKDPEPQIQQGMLGRIAEGLRYVKSTPKVKFIMLLIGVVSITVINFNILIPYFAKQVFMLKEAAFGGLSAAFGLGCMIGALRQASSPKPERNLRLAALALPITNVMFAMSPNMYVGAGALVVCGFAMMSCLVSANSLIQLSIPNELRGRVMSLYTTVLVGSAPIGAALEGYAISSHGPFGPQMGVVVLSALGFVVVGWLLYVYRNALK encoded by the coding sequence ATGAATGGCTTGCGACAGTGGCAACAACGCACCTTCCAGGCCCTGATCCACACCGATTTCAGGGTGTACTGGTACTCTCAAATCCTCAGCCTGCTTGCGAGCTGGATCCAGACCACAGCACTTTCTTATCTGGTGCTGGAACTCACCCCTTCAAGCCAAATCCTGGGATGGGTCAACGTGGTGCAGTTCACCCCGACCTTGCTGTTCTCGCTCTTTGCCGGAGCGCTTCTGGACCGCATTTCCAAAAAAGCCGTCTTGCAGGGAACGCAAGTGGCTTTCATGCTGATTGCCCTGACCTCGGGTGTGCTGATTCACACCGGGCACATCAACCTGACCCTGATCTTTGTGATGTCTGCCCTGAGTGGACTTGCCAATGCATTCAACATGCCAGCCCGCCAGTCTTTGCTGGCCGAGTTCGTTCCCAGAGAATCCCTGCCCAATGCGGTGGCCCTGAACAGTCTGGCTTTCAACACCTCCAGAACCATCGGTCAGGCCTTGTTTGGTCTGGTGGTGCCTCTGGGCGTGTATTTGCTGGCCGGAGGCAACGAAGACGCCCTCAGCCGACTGGCCTTCCCGTTTTACCTGAATGCAGTCACCTTTCTGGCTGTGATGTTCATTCAGGCCCAACTGCACTGGAAAGACCCCGAGCCCCAGATCCAGCAGGGCATGCTGGGCCGCATCGCTGAGGGTTTGCGGTACGTGAAATCCACCCCCAAAGTGAAATTCATCATGCTGCTGATTGGTGTGGTGTCCATCACCGTCATCAACTTCAACATCCTGATTCCGTACTTCGCCAAACAGGTGTTCATGCTCAAAGAAGCTGCCTTTGGCGGACTCAGTGCTGCTTTTGGTCTGGGCTGCATGATTGGCGCACTCAGACAGGCCAGTTCACCCAAGCCAGAGCGCAACCTGCGTTTGGCCGCTCTGGCCCTGCCCATCACCAACGTGATGTTCGCCATGAGCCCCAACATGTATGTGGGTGCAGGGGCTCTGGTGGTGTGCGGTTTCGCCATGATGAGTTGCCTGGTCAGTGCCAACAGCCTGATCCAACTGTCCATTCCCAACGAACTGCGTGGCCGGGTGATGAGCCTCTACACCACCGTTCTGGTGGGCAGTGCCCCCATTGGTGCTGCTCTGGAAGGTTATGCGATTTCCAGCCACGGTCCATTTGGACCCCAGATGGGAGTGGTGGTGCTCAGTGCTCTGGGATTTGTGGTGGTGGGATGGTTGCTGTACGTGTACCGCAACGCACTGAAGTGA